A part of Planococcus sp. MB-3u-03 genomic DNA contains:
- a CDS encoding twin-arginine translocase TatA/TatE family subunit, which produces MAPGPLSLIIIGIVALLIFGPKKLPELGKAFGSSLREFKNATKGLADDDEDDKKVEAAKKNDLDKKDEHK; this is translated from the coding sequence ATGGCTCCAGGTCCACTAAGTTTAATCATCATCGGGATTGTCGCGTTGCTGATTTTCGGTCCGAAAAAGTTGCCTGAACTAGGCAAAGCATTCGGTTCTTCCCTGCGCGAATTCAAAAACGCCACAAAAGGGTTGGCAGATGACGACGAAGATGACAAGAAAGTCGAAGCAGCAAAGAAAAATGATCTAGACAAGAAAGACGAGCACAAGTAA
- the rsbW gene encoding anti-sigma B factor RsbW — protein MRPFDYVEMRVPAKSQYVGVARLTISGLASRIGFSFDDIEDLKIASSEAVTNAVQHAYSEGEEGEVVIGCALYEDKIEIMVADHGQSFNFEETKAKVGPYHDQEEGAFLREGGLGLYLIETLMDEVKVHHQEGVTVFMTKHVEGERVEEDVETISS, from the coding sequence ATGCGTCCTTTCGATTATGTAGAGATGCGCGTCCCGGCCAAATCCCAGTATGTAGGCGTTGCCCGTCTGACGATTTCAGGCCTTGCAAGCCGCATCGGGTTTTCTTTTGATGATATTGAAGATTTGAAAATCGCTTCGAGTGAAGCAGTGACAAACGCTGTACAGCACGCTTATTCAGAAGGCGAAGAAGGCGAAGTAGTCATCGGTTGTGCATTGTATGAAGATAAAATCGAAATCATGGTAGCCGACCACGGCCAAAGCTTCAACTTTGAAGAGACTAAGGCAAAAGTGGGCCCTTATCACGACCAGGAAGAGGGAGCGTTCCTGCGCGAAGGGGGTCTCGGCCTGTATTTGATCGAAACGCTTATGGATGAAGTGAAAGTGCATCATCAGGAAGGCGTTACTGTCTTTATGACCAAGCATGTTGAAGGAGAGCGGGTGGAAGAGGATGTCGAAACAATCTCATCCTAA
- a CDS encoding CPBP family intramembrane glutamic endopeptidase: MTSTDKTASPSKAKGYKRKNMRTPLLVLLVFVAVQLMPILFIGPTLGYFRDQGLDDATARASTSGWLIFLTMGIGFLVTMVLILRDRNFFNIWKGKKSSLPAAIGWGVLGFLLLIIGQSIAAMIEMAIGIDPGSANTQTLVRIAEVVPYAIIAVVLFGPILEELVFRRVVFGSLNQTLNFWIATAISALVFALVHLEFTHLLLYFTTGLILAALYQRTKRILTPIIAHILLNGYVMLIQLNMDKIETFIKQMENLQ; this comes from the coding sequence ATGACCTCAACCGATAAAACCGCCTCTCCCTCGAAAGCGAAAGGGTATAAGCGCAAAAACATGCGTACGCCGCTCCTGGTCCTGCTCGTCTTCGTAGCCGTTCAGCTCATGCCGATCCTCTTTATCGGCCCGACACTCGGTTATTTCCGAGACCAAGGGCTTGACGATGCCACCGCCCGCGCTTCCACTTCCGGATGGCTGATCTTCCTGACGATGGGCATCGGCTTTTTAGTTACGATGGTTCTCATCTTGCGCGACCGCAACTTCTTCAATATTTGGAAAGGCAAAAAATCGAGCCTTCCCGCTGCAATCGGCTGGGGCGTCCTCGGTTTTCTGTTGTTGATCATCGGGCAATCAATCGCCGCCATGATCGAAATGGCAATCGGCATCGATCCGGGATCCGCCAATACCCAGACACTCGTCCGAATCGCTGAAGTGGTGCCGTACGCGATCATCGCGGTCGTCCTGTTCGGCCCCATACTCGAAGAACTGGTCTTCCGCCGAGTCGTCTTCGGCTCCTTGAACCAGACGCTGAACTTCTGGATCGCCACCGCCATCTCGGCACTCGTCTTCGCGCTCGTCCATCTCGAGTTCACGCATCTTCTGCTCTACTTCACGACCGGACTGATCCTGGCAGCCCTCTATCAGCGGACCAAGCGCATCCTCACCCCGATCATCGCGCACATCCTGCTGAACGGCTATGTCATGCTTATCCAGCTCAATATGGACAAGATCGAAACCTTCATCAAACAAATGGAAAACCTGCAATAA
- a CDS encoding PP2C family serine/threonine-protein phosphatase yields MEEIRHENVEAYAYNAAKKGNYESGDSYFTVLTDDYFICSVADGLGSGPVARESSQVIPQILKEYHHETIDQLMNRFNGLMMQKRGAAVAIFKVDFKKRTLEYSCVGNIRFYLYRRETDEVIYPLPVMGYLSGRPQKLKTQLYTYLENDLFLIHSDGVDLRNPKAMMRRAGAPRRLYEDILASIQTGDDATLISGSLLH; encoded by the coding sequence GTGGAAGAAATTCGCCATGAAAATGTGGAAGCCTATGCCTACAACGCAGCGAAAAAAGGGAATTATGAATCCGGCGACAGCTATTTCACTGTTTTGACGGACGATTACTTTATTTGCTCCGTAGCCGATGGTTTGGGAAGTGGGCCTGTAGCGCGCGAATCGTCACAGGTCATCCCACAGATCCTGAAAGAATATCATCATGAGACGATCGATCAATTGATGAACCGCTTTAATGGTTTGATGATGCAAAAACGTGGGGCAGCAGTCGCTATCTTTAAAGTGGATTTCAAGAAACGTACATTGGAATACAGTTGTGTAGGCAATATCCGTTTCTATCTTTATAGAAGAGAAACCGATGAAGTGATTTATCCACTACCAGTCATGGGCTACCTATCGGGGAGGCCTCAAAAGCTGAAAACCCAGCTGTATACGTATTTGGAAAATGACTTGTTCTTGATTCACTCAGATGGCGTGGATTTACGCAATCCAAAAGCGATGATGAGAAGAGCAGGAGCGCCTAGACGTCTGTATGAAGACATTCTTGCGTCCATTCAAACAGGCGACGATGCCACATTAATTTCAGGAAGCCTTCTCCATTGA
- a CDS encoding redox-sensing transcriptional repressor Rex, with translation MLDESAKIPQATTKRLPLYYRFLQNFANAGQKRISSQELSEAMKIDSATIRRDFSHLGALGKKGYGYDVQELLAFFRKTLDQDEATNVALIGVGSLGSAFLKYNFHRNHNTKIILAFDTNSPHEGKQISGIDTYHPDLIEEKIKQYGVEVVILTVPSRSAQEVTDRLAQTDIKGILNFTPVRISVPEHIRVQTIDLSVELQTLIYQIKHD, from the coding sequence ATGCTTGACGAATCAGCGAAAATCCCGCAAGCAACAACGAAGCGGTTGCCCTTGTACTATAGGTTTCTCCAGAATTTCGCCAACGCCGGGCAGAAACGCATCTCCTCCCAGGAGTTGAGCGAAGCGATGAAAATCGATTCAGCGACCATCCGCCGCGATTTTTCCCATCTTGGCGCACTCGGCAAAAAAGGCTATGGCTATGATGTGCAGGAGCTCTTGGCGTTTTTCCGCAAGACGCTTGACCAGGATGAAGCGACGAATGTCGCCTTGATCGGTGTCGGCAGCCTCGGCAGCGCGTTCTTAAAATACAATTTCCACCGTAACCATAACACGAAAATCATCCTCGCCTTCGATACGAATAGCCCCCATGAAGGGAAGCAGATCAGCGGCATCGATACGTACCATCCGGATTTGATTGAAGAGAAGATTAAGCAGTATGGCGTTGAAGTGGTCATTTTGACGGTGCCGTCGCGATCGGCCCAGGAAGTAACCGACCGGCTCGCCCAGACAGACATTAAAGGCATTCTCAATTTTACGCCGGTACGCATTTCCGTGCCGGAACATATCCGCGTCCAGACGATCGATTTATCGGTCGAACTGCAAACTCTGATCTACCAGATCAAGCATGATTAA
- the tsaB gene encoding tRNA (adenosine(37)-N6)-threonylcarbamoyltransferase complex dimerization subunit type 1 TsaB, which translates to MILGIDTSNSPLAIALVKDDTILIEETQNLKINHSLTAMPAVEELMKKAKIAPGDLTQIVVAEGPGSYTGVRIGLTIAKTLAWSLKIPLTTVSSLKVLAANGQGFNGMVCPVMDARRGTAFTALYDGLDLATVLSDRHSDFRAFLEQVHTDGRPVLFTGIDLEIHRPVIEEILGDLAHFAPFQNRLPRASNLIALAAAEEAKEVHYTVPEYRRITEAEANLTKMDEGKSQ; encoded by the coding sequence ATGATTTTAGGAATCGATACCTCGAATTCACCGCTAGCTATCGCTTTGGTGAAAGACGATACAATATTAATAGAAGAAACTCAAAATCTAAAGATCAATCATTCCTTAACTGCTATGCCGGCAGTAGAAGAATTGATGAAAAAAGCAAAAATTGCTCCAGGAGATTTAACACAAATTGTTGTTGCAGAAGGGCCTGGATCTTATACAGGCGTTCGAATTGGCCTGACAATCGCGAAAACTCTCGCATGGTCGTTGAAAATTCCGTTGACCACAGTATCGAGTTTAAAGGTGCTTGCAGCGAACGGACAGGGATTTAACGGCATGGTTTGCCCTGTCATGGATGCAAGGCGTGGTACCGCTTTTACTGCACTTTATGACGGGCTTGATCTGGCAACAGTTCTTTCAGATCGCCATAGCGACTTTAGGGCGTTCCTTGAACAAGTCCATACCGATGGACGTCCGGTTTTGTTTACGGGAATTGACCTTGAAATTCACCGCCCAGTGATTGAGGAAATACTGGGGGACTTGGCCCATTTTGCACCGTTCCAAAATAGGCTGCCAAGAGCGTCTAATTTGATTGCACTGGCAGCGGCTGAAGAAGCGAAAGAAGTCCACTATACGGTTCCTGAATATCGCCGGATTACCGAGGCGGAAGCGAATCTTACAAAAATGGACGAAGGAAAAAGCCAATGA
- the tatC gene encoding twin-arginine translocase subunit TatC, protein MNQQNEMTVVEHIGELRKRLALIVVFFLFALIAGFFLAEPLIRYLQFSEEARNLTLNAFKITDPIKIYMQVMMILALIITSPLIMYQFWAFISPGLSERERKVTLGYIPFSLSLFIGGIAFSYLVLFPYVIGFMLNISENLDIQETIGINEYFQFLFQITLPFGFIFQLPVLMLFLTRLGILTPMMMTKYRKYAYLALVTIAAFITPPDIISHMIVTLPLILLYEFSVVIARIGYRKFLRAEQQQAIAEQTEDLPPK, encoded by the coding sequence ATGAACCAACAAAATGAAATGACGGTAGTTGAACATATAGGTGAACTCAGAAAACGGCTGGCCTTGATAGTCGTTTTCTTTCTGTTCGCGCTCATTGCGGGATTCTTTCTCGCCGAGCCGCTGATCCGCTATTTGCAATTCAGCGAAGAGGCACGTAATCTGACGCTGAATGCTTTTAAAATTACCGATCCGATTAAGATATATATGCAGGTCATGATGATCTTAGCATTGATCATCACGTCGCCATTAATCATGTACCAATTTTGGGCGTTCATTAGCCCCGGTCTCTCTGAACGTGAGCGAAAAGTGACGCTTGGGTATATTCCGTTTTCTTTGTCCTTGTTTATCGGCGGGATTGCGTTTTCCTATTTGGTATTGTTCCCGTATGTCATCGGATTCATGCTCAATATTTCGGAGAACCTGGATATCCAGGAGACGATTGGGATTAATGAGTATTTCCAATTCTTGTTCCAAATTACCTTGCCGTTCGGCTTTATCTTTCAACTGCCGGTATTGATGCTGTTCTTGACGCGCCTCGGTATTTTGACGCCGATGATGATGACGAAGTACCGGAAGTATGCGTATTTGGCGCTGGTGACGATCGCCGCGTTCATTACGCCGCCGGATATTATTTCCCATATGATCGTGACATTGCCGCTGATTTTATTGTATGAATTCAGTGTGGTCATTGCGCGCATTGGATATCGCAAGTTCCTGCGTGCAGAACAGCAGCAGGCAATTGCAGAACAGACAGAAGACCTTCCGCCGAAATGA
- a CDS encoding ABC-F family ATP-binding cassette domain-containing protein has translation MIVLQVNQIHKSFGAEEIISGAKLEVQHRDRVALVGRNGAGKSTLLKIIAGEMSYDSGDLIMPKDLTIGYLEQQTDLNSDATVWQEMMKIFAHFRDQETKLRQLEAAMADPDVYNDAERNAKVMQEYDLLQTHFKDAGGFQFEADTRAVLHGMKFYPEDYEKKITSLSGGQKTRLMLAKLLLAKPQLLILDEPTNHLDIETLSWLENYLKNYPGALLIVSHDRYFLDQVVTLVYEVSRKKVRKYTGNYSRYLSEKAKQYELDRKHYEKEQSEKAKLEDYVARNLVRASTTKMAQSRRRVLEKTDWMEAPEGDEKSARFGFDIQKQSGNDVLNVQSLAVGYGDQPVSNNISLKLYRTDSLALVGPNGVGKSTLLKTIIKELPALAGDIHYGTGIQFGYYDQEQANLKGNKLVLNELWDDYPQVNEKDIRGILGRFLFTGDDVLKPVSTLSGGEKARVALAKLMMQKANVLLLDEPTNHLDLDSKEVLENALIDYPGTLLFVSHDRYFMNRIATKVVELSRDGTTEYLGDYDYYVEKKLETEELAALDALEAKAKQPETQTSASTSQIDKEAKKLERQLVRRNTEIEQAMEALDEEIAAIEEQLCEPDIFQDHERVMPLQSRLEKLKQSHEENMAEWLELQEQLEEMNS, from the coding sequence ATGATCGTATTGCAAGTCAATCAAATCCATAAATCATTCGGTGCAGAGGAAATCATCTCCGGCGCCAAACTCGAAGTCCAACATCGTGACCGGGTCGCACTCGTCGGCCGCAACGGTGCCGGAAAATCCACATTGCTGAAAATCATCGCCGGGGAAATGTCTTACGACAGCGGCGATTTGATCATGCCGAAAGATTTGACGATCGGCTATTTGGAACAGCAAACCGACTTGAATTCAGACGCCACCGTATGGCAGGAAATGATGAAAATTTTCGCCCATTTCCGTGACCAGGAAACCAAGCTGCGCCAGCTTGAAGCCGCGATGGCCGACCCGGATGTTTACAACGACGCAGAGCGCAACGCCAAAGTCATGCAAGAATATGACCTCCTCCAGACCCATTTTAAAGATGCCGGGGGTTTTCAGTTCGAAGCCGATACGCGCGCTGTCCTGCACGGCATGAAGTTCTATCCGGAAGACTATGAAAAGAAAATAACTTCCCTGTCAGGCGGCCAGAAAACACGCCTCATGCTGGCGAAGCTTCTGCTCGCAAAGCCGCAGCTATTGATCCTCGATGAGCCGACCAACCATTTGGACATCGAAACGCTAAGCTGGCTCGAAAACTACTTGAAGAATTACCCTGGCGCATTGCTTATCGTCTCCCATGACCGCTATTTCCTCGACCAAGTCGTCACGCTCGTCTACGAAGTGTCGCGCAAAAAGGTCCGCAAATACACCGGCAACTACAGCCGCTATTTGAGCGAAAAAGCGAAGCAATATGAACTCGACCGCAAACATTATGAGAAAGAACAAAGCGAGAAAGCCAAGCTTGAAGACTATGTCGCTCGCAACCTGGTCCGTGCCTCAACGACTAAGATGGCACAAAGCAGACGCCGGGTGCTCGAGAAGACCGACTGGATGGAAGCTCCGGAAGGCGACGAAAAATCAGCACGTTTCGGCTTCGATATCCAAAAGCAAAGCGGCAATGACGTCTTGAACGTCCAATCGCTGGCAGTAGGCTATGGCGACCAGCCGGTGTCGAATAACATCTCGCTGAAACTTTACCGCACCGACAGCCTCGCACTTGTCGGGCCGAACGGTGTCGGCAAATCGACGCTGCTCAAAACCATCATTAAAGAATTGCCGGCGCTCGCCGGTGACATCCATTACGGCACCGGCATCCAATTCGGCTATTACGATCAGGAACAGGCCAATTTAAAAGGCAATAAGCTCGTGCTCAACGAATTATGGGACGACTACCCTCAAGTGAATGAAAAAGACATACGCGGCATCCTCGGCCGTTTCCTGTTTACAGGCGACGATGTCCTGAAGCCGGTATCAACTTTATCAGGCGGCGAAAAAGCCCGTGTGGCACTCGCCAAGCTCATGATGCAAAAAGCCAATGTCTTGCTGCTCGATGAGCCGACTAACCATTTGGACCTCGACAGCAAAGAAGTATTGGAAAACGCCTTGATCGACTATCCTGGCACATTATTATTCGTTTCCCACGACCGCTATTTCATGAACCGGATCGCTACTAAAGTGGTGGAACTGTCCCGTGACGGCACCACCGAGTACTTGGGCGATTACGATTATTATGTGGAGAAAAAGCTTGAAACCGAAGAACTTGCGGCACTCGATGCACTCGAAGCAAAAGCGAAACAGCCGGAGACTCAAACCTCCGCCTCCACTTCGCAAATCGACAAAGAAGCCAAAAAACTCGAACGCCAGTTAGTCAGGAGAAACACTGAAATCGAACAGGCCATGGAAGCACTTGATGAAGAAATCGCCGCGATTGAAGAACAACTATGCGAGCCGGATATTTTCCAAGATCACGAACGCGTCATGCCTTTGCAATCGCGTCTTGAAAAGCTCAAGCAATCACACGAAGAAAACATGGCCGAATGGCTCGAACTGCAAGAACAACTTGAAGAAATGAATTCCTAA
- a CDS encoding SprT family protein, giving the protein MTNEELTKMIAEISRDIFGKPFRHHGIFNKRLRTTGGRYLLGSHNIEINPASYEKFGGDELTGIIKHELCHYHLHLEGKGYKHRDKDFRELLQETGSPRFCSLLAEKRRRTNGFHLYECISCKTEFPRRIRMNTAKYRCGRCSGKLRMKREKDL; this is encoded by the coding sequence ATGACGAACGAAGAATTGACTAAGATGATTGCGGAGATTTCCCGCGACATCTTCGGAAAGCCATTCCGCCATCATGGCATATTCAACAAACGCCTTCGGACAACAGGCGGCCGTTACTTACTGGGTTCGCATAACATTGAAATCAACCCGGCCTCATATGAAAAGTTTGGCGGTGACGAATTGACGGGCATCATTAAGCATGAGCTGTGCCATTATCACCTCCACCTTGAAGGAAAAGGATACAAACATCGGGACAAGGATTTTCGAGAGTTGTTACAAGAGACAGGGTCTCCGCGCTTTTGTTCTCTCCTCGCAGAGAAACGACGGAGAACAAATGGCTTTCATCTATATGAATGCATCTCCTGTAAAACAGAATTCCCGAGAAGGATCCGTATGAACACTGCCAAGTACAGATGCGGACGTTGTAGCGGCAAGCTGCGGATGAAAAGAGAAAAGGATTTATAA
- the rimI gene encoding ribosomal protein S18-alanine N-acetyltransferase, producing MNESVKFRKMTIHDVDAVYEIEKQSFTLAWTKEAFEQEMLKNEFAYYVLAETAEGIVGYCGMWLVMDEAHITNIAISPKKRGKKFGEALMREAIKTAKAQGAKLMTLEARVSNIAALNLYKKLGFKNGGIRKGYYTDNQEDAIVMWVNFDE from the coding sequence ATGAATGAATCAGTGAAATTCCGGAAAATGACCATTCATGATGTAGATGCAGTTTATGAGATTGAAAAGCAATCGTTTACGCTCGCATGGACAAAAGAGGCGTTTGAGCAAGAGATGCTGAAAAATGAATTTGCTTATTATGTGCTGGCTGAAACGGCAGAAGGAATCGTCGGTTATTGTGGTATGTGGCTTGTCATGGATGAAGCACATATTACGAATATCGCCATTTCACCCAAAAAACGGGGCAAGAAGTTTGGGGAAGCATTGATGAGAGAGGCAATAAAAACTGCAAAAGCGCAAGGTGCGAAATTGATGACATTGGAAGCACGGGTCAGCAATATAGCTGCGCTTAATTTGTATAAGAAACTAGGATTCAAAAATGGTGGCATCCGAAAAGGTTATTATACGGATAACCAGGAAGATGCCATAGTTATGTGGGTGAATTTCGATGAATAA
- the groES gene encoding co-chaperone GroES: protein MLRPLGDRVIIELVEKEEKTSSGIVLPGSAQEKPQEGKVIAVGNGLIRENGQRTELDVTEGDRVVFSKYAGTELKYEGKEYLILRENDILAIVG, encoded by the coding sequence TTGTTAAGACCATTAGGAGATCGTGTCATCATTGAGCTCGTCGAAAAGGAAGAAAAGACATCTAGCGGAATCGTCTTGCCAGGATCTGCGCAGGAAAAACCGCAGGAAGGCAAAGTGATTGCGGTAGGGAATGGGCTTATCCGTGAAAATGGACAGCGCACAGAGCTGGACGTAACTGAAGGAGACCGCGTCGTCTTTTCGAAATATGCGGGCACAGAATTGAAATACGAAGGCAAAGAATACTTAATTTTACGTGAAAACGACATCCTTGCGATTGTCGGCTAA
- the tsaD gene encoding tRNA (adenosine(37)-N6)-threonylcarbamoyltransferase complex transferase subunit TsaD, translating to MNKDIFVLGIETSCDETAASVVKNGTEIISNVVASQIESHKRFGGVVPEIASRHHVEQITIVIEEALQQANLVPTELSAVAVTEGPGLVGALLVGVNAAKAFAFAHSLPLVGVHHIAGHIYANRLEQEMEFPLLSLVISGGHTELILMKEHGDFTVIGETRDDAAGEAYDKVARTLNLPYPGGPHIDRLAHQSVEAVDFPRVWLEEGSYDFSFSGLKSSVLNYMHNMKQRGETPVPEAVAAGFQNSVVEVVTAKTLRAAREFAVQQVIAAGGVAANKGLRKSLTETFEKESIPFFIPPLPLCTDNAAMIAAAGTVMYEKGLTGDMAMNGRPGMPLSSWI from the coding sequence ATGAATAAAGACATTTTTGTATTAGGAATAGAGACGAGTTGTGATGAAACAGCGGCTTCAGTTGTGAAAAACGGAACAGAGATCATCTCCAATGTGGTGGCATCGCAAATCGAGAGCCATAAGCGCTTCGGGGGTGTGGTACCGGAAATTGCATCGAGGCATCATGTCGAGCAAATCACTATTGTGATTGAAGAGGCTTTGCAGCAGGCGAATTTGGTGCCAACTGAATTATCCGCGGTGGCCGTAACGGAAGGACCTGGTCTAGTCGGGGCCTTGTTAGTTGGTGTCAATGCAGCAAAGGCATTTGCGTTTGCACATAGCTTGCCGCTAGTGGGTGTGCATCACATCGCGGGACATATATATGCGAATCGATTGGAGCAGGAAATGGAGTTTCCGCTTTTGTCATTGGTCATTTCAGGAGGGCATACTGAGTTGATTCTCATGAAAGAGCACGGTGATTTTACAGTCATCGGCGAAACTAGGGATGATGCTGCAGGAGAAGCCTACGACAAAGTGGCGCGGACATTGAACTTGCCATATCCTGGCGGGCCGCATATTGACCGATTGGCGCATCAAAGTGTGGAAGCGGTCGATTTTCCGCGGGTTTGGCTGGAAGAAGGATCCTATGATTTCAGCTTCAGCGGATTGAAATCGTCTGTGCTGAACTATATGCATAATATGAAACAACGCGGGGAAACGCCCGTGCCGGAAGCTGTTGCCGCAGGATTCCAAAACAGCGTCGTGGAAGTTGTAACGGCAAAAACTTTGCGCGCTGCCAGGGAATTCGCTGTACAACAAGTGATTGCAGCGGGCGGTGTAGCAGCCAATAAAGGGCTCCGCAAATCGCTGACTGAGACTTTTGAAAAAGAGAGTATCCCCTTCTTTATTCCACCGCTGCCGCTTTGTACAGATAATGCAGCGATGATTGCCGCAGCTGGAACGGTTATGTACGAAAAAGGATTAACAGGAGATATGGCCATGAATGGGCGCCCGGGCATGCCACTGAGTTCATGGATTTAA
- the sigB gene encoding RNA polymerase sigma factor SigB, with protein MSKQSHPNQPTKEQVLEWIEAYQKTEDEEAQTNLVLNYRRLVESIARKYSNGKSYHEDIAQVGMLGLLGAIRRYDPSYGRSFEAFAVPTIIGEIKRFLRDKTWAIHVPRRIKELGPRIKATVEVLTTELQRSPQVWEIAEYLDVDEDDVLEAMEMGKSYQALSMDHSLEADSDGSTVTLFDVVGQEDDGYEKADQRMLVAEAMNVLSDREKQIIQYTYIEQLSQKEAGDRLGISQMHVSRLQRKAIKKLQEAILAAGGVS; from the coding sequence ATGTCGAAACAATCTCATCCTAATCAGCCAACGAAAGAACAGGTACTGGAATGGATTGAAGCTTATCAAAAAACCGAGGACGAGGAAGCACAGACAAACCTTGTCCTTAATTACCGTCGTCTCGTGGAATCGATTGCCCGCAAGTATTCAAACGGGAAATCCTATCACGAAGACATCGCACAAGTGGGCATGCTTGGCTTGCTCGGTGCAATCCGGCGTTATGATCCATCCTATGGCCGCAGCTTCGAAGCTTTCGCGGTGCCGACCATCATCGGCGAGATCAAGCGCTTTTTGCGTGACAAAACATGGGCGATCCATGTGCCGCGCCGCATAAAAGAGCTGGGCCCACGAATCAAAGCGACTGTTGAAGTACTGACGACAGAGCTTCAGCGTTCTCCACAGGTTTGGGAAATCGCTGAATATCTGGATGTCGACGAAGACGACGTTTTGGAAGCGATGGAGATGGGCAAAAGCTATCAAGCGCTTTCCATGGACCATTCACTCGAGGCGGATTCGGACGGCAGTACGGTTACATTGTTTGATGTAGTCGGCCAAGAAGATGACGGATATGAAAAAGCGGATCAGCGCATGCTCGTGGCGGAAGCGATGAATGTCCTTTCCGATCGGGAAAAGCAGATCATCCAATACACCTACATAGAGCAGCTGAGCCAGAAGGAAGCGGGCGACCGGCTGGGGATTTCCCAGATGCACGTTTCACGCCTTCAACGAAAAGCTATCAAAAAGCTTCAGGAAGCTATTTTGGCTGCCGGCGGGGTTTCCTAG
- the tsaE gene encoding tRNA (adenosine(37)-N6)-threonylcarbamoyltransferase complex ATPase subunit type 1 TsaE, producing the protein MSFTITVQSPDQTEKLAIRLASLLQPQDLLTLEGDLGAGKTTFTKGLAKGLGIERTVNSPTFTILKQYEGRLNLNHFDVYRLENSDEDIGFDELFAEEAVSVIEWAQFIHDYLPEERLDIVIRRLSEEGREVEFHPHGVRYENLCRELTQ; encoded by the coding sequence ATGAGCTTTACGATTACAGTGCAATCGCCGGATCAGACAGAGAAACTTGCCATTCGATTGGCTTCGCTTTTACAGCCTCAAGATCTTCTAACACTGGAAGGTGACTTAGGGGCAGGCAAGACGACTTTTACTAAAGGATTAGCAAAGGGGCTCGGCATCGAGCGAACAGTAAATAGCCCGACTTTCACTATCCTCAAACAATATGAAGGACGATTAAATCTGAATCATTTCGATGTATATCGCTTGGAAAATAGTGATGAAGATATCGGTTTTGATGAATTATTTGCGGAAGAAGCGGTGTCGGTGATTGAATGGGCTCAGTTTATTCATGATTATTTGCCGGAGGAACGCTTGGATATTGTGATTCGCCGCTTGTCTGAAGAGGGACGTGAAGTGGAGTTTCACCCGCACGGTGTCCGTTATGAAAACTTATGCAGGGAGCTAACACAATGA